GAGAACCCGGTCATGCTCTATTCTGTTGGCAAAGACAGCGCGGTGATGCTGCACATCGCCAAGAAGGCGTTCTACCCCTCGCCGCCGCCCTTCCCGCTGCTCCATGTCGATACGACCTGGAAGTTCCGCGACATGTACGACCTGCGCGAAAAGAGCGCGAAGGATGCGGGGATGGAACTGCTCGTCCATCGCAATCCCGAAGCCGAAGAAATGGGCCTCAACCCGTTCGACCACGGCCCTTTGCACACCGATATGTGGAAGACCGAGGGGCTGAAGCAGGCGCTCGACAAGCACAGTTTCGACGTCGCCTTTGGTGGCGCGCGGCGTGACGAAGAGAAATCGCGCGCGAAAGAACGCGTCTTTTCGTTCCGCACGGCCAGCCATGGCTGGGACCCGAAGAACCAGCGGCCCGAATTGTGGAACCTCTACAATGCGCGCAAGACCAAAGGTGAAAGCATCCGCGTCTTCCCGCTCTCGAACTGGACCGAGCTCGACATCTGGCAATATATCCAGCTGCAAAATATCGAGATCGTGCCGCTCTATTATTCGGCGCGGCGCCCGACCTTCGAATATGAAGGCGGGCTGTTCATGGCGGACGATATTGACCGGCTCGAAAAGGTCATGGGCAAGCGCCCCGAAATTACCGAACGATCAATCCGCTTCCGCACGCTCGGCTGCTTTCCGCTAACGGGCGCGGTCGAAAGCGAGGCGGCGACTCTTTCCGAAATCATTCAGGAAATGCTGCTCACCACGACCAGCGAGCGTGAAGGCCGCGTGATCGACAAGGATGGGGGCAACGCCTCGATGGAGAAGAAGAAGCAGGAAGGGTATTTCTGATGACCGACTCCAGCTTCAAAACCGACGCGCTGATCGCTGAAGATATCGACGCCTATCTCGACGCGCATCAGCACAAGAGCCTGCTCCGCTTCATCACCTGCGGCAGCGTGGATGATGGCAAATCGACCCTGATCGGGCGGCTGCTCTACGATTCGAAGATGATCTTCGAGGATCAGCTCGCCGCGCTCGAAAGCGACAGTGCGAAGCACGGCACGCAGGGCGAAGAAATCGACTTCGCCCTGCTGGTCGATGGCCTTGCCGCAGAGCGCGAACAGGGCATCACGATCGACGTCGCCTATCGCTTTTTCTCGACTGAAAAGCGCAAATTCATCGTCGCCGACACGCCCGGGCATGAACAATATACGCGCAATATGGTCACCGGCGCTTCAACCGCCGATCTAGCCGTGATCCTTGTCGATGCCCGCAAAGGCGTGCTGCAGCAGACGCGGCGGCATTCCTATCTGGCCCACTTGCTCGGCATCAGACATCTGGTTCTGGCGGTGAACAAGATGGATCTGGTCGGTTACGACCAAGGTGTGTTCGACGCGATTGTTGCCGAATACTCCGCCTTCGCCGAAGAAATCGGCATTGAAGGCTTCACCCCGATCCCGATTTCGGGCTTCAAGGGTGACAACATCACTTCTGCCCCATCGGCAAACACGCCATGGTTCAAGGGCCCCGCGCTGATCGAACATCTCGAAACGGTCGAGCTCGCGAACACGGCAGCGCAGGAGCGGAGCTTCCGCATGCCGGTGCAATGGGTCAATCGTCCCAATCTCGACTTCCG
This genomic window from uncultured Erythrobacter sp. contains:
- the cysD gene encoding sulfate adenylyltransferase subunit CysD, which codes for MRTLTHLERLEAESIHIFREVVAEAENPVMLYSVGKDSAVMLHIAKKAFYPSPPPFPLLHVDTTWKFRDMYDLREKSAKDAGMELLVHRNPEAEEMGLNPFDHGPLHTDMWKTEGLKQALDKHSFDVAFGGARRDEEKSRAKERVFSFRTASHGWDPKNQRPELWNLYNARKTKGESIRVFPLSNWTELDIWQYIQLQNIEIVPLYYSARRPTFEYEGGLFMADDIDRLEKVMGKRPEITERSIRFRTLGCFPLTGAVESEAATLSEIIQEMLLTTTSEREGRVIDKDGGNASMEKKKQEGYF